The following coding sequences are from one Hippopotamus amphibius kiboko isolate mHipAmp2 chromosome 9, mHipAmp2.hap2, whole genome shotgun sequence window:
- the FZD9 gene encoding frizzled-9, whose translation MAVPPLRRALLLWQLLAAGGAALEIGRFDPERGRGPAPCQAVEIPMCRGIGYNLTRMPNLLGHTSQGEAAAELAEFAPLVQYGCHSHLRFFLCSLYAPMCTDQVSTPIPACRPMCEQARLRCAPIMEQFNFGWPDSLDCARLPTRNDPHALCMEAPENATAGPAEPHKGLGMLPVAPRPARPPGDAALGAGGGTCENPEKFQYVEKSRSCAPRCGPGVEVFWSRRDKDFALVWMAVWSALCFFSTAFTVLTFLLEPHRFQYPERPIIFLSMCYNVYSLAFLIRAVAGAQSVACDQEAGALYVIQEGLENTGCTLVFLLLYYFGMASSLWWVVLTLTWFLAAGKKWGHEAIEAHGSYFHMAAWGLPALKTIVILTLRKVAGDELTGLCYVASMDAGALTGFVLVPLSCYLVLGTSFLLTGFVALFHIRKIMKTGGTNTEKLEKLMVKIGVFSILYTVPATCVIVCYVYERLNMDFWRLRATEQPCSAATMPGGRRDCSLQGGSVPTVAVFMLKIFMSLVVGITSGVWVWSSKTFQTWQSLCHRKMAAGRARAKACRTPGGYGRGTHCHYKAPTVVLHMTKTDPSLENPTHL comes from the coding sequence ATGGCCGTGCCGCCGCTCCGCCGGGCGCTGCTGCTGTGGCAGCTGCtggcggcgggcggcgcggcgcTGGAGATCGGCCGCTTCGACCCGGAGCGCGGGCGCGGGCCGGCGCCGTGCCAGGCGGTGGAGATCCCCATGTGCCGCGGCATCGGCTACAACCTGACCCGTATGCCCAACCTGCTGGGCCACACGTCGCAGGGCGAGGCGGCCGCCGAGCTGGCCGAGTTCGCGCCGCTCGTGCAGTACGGCTGCCACAGCCACCTGCGCTTCTTCCTGTGCTCGCTCTACGCGCCCATGTGCACCGACCAGGTCTCGACGCCCAttcccgcctgccggcccatgTGCGAGCAGGCGCGCCTGCGCTGCGCGCCCATCATGGAGCAGTTCAACTTCGGCTGGCCGGACTCGCTGGACTGCGCCCGGCTGCCCACGCGCAACGACCCGCACGCGCTCTGCATGGAGGCGCCTGAGAACGCCACGGCCGGCCCTGCCGAGCCCCATAAGGGCCTGGGCATGCTGCCCGTGGCGCCGCGGCCCGCGCGGCCCCCCGGCGACGCCGCCCTAGGCGCCGGCGGCGGCACCTGCGAGAACCCGGAAAAGTTCCAATACGTGGAGAAGAGCCGCTCGTGCGCACCGCGCTGCGGGCCCGGCGTCGAGGTGTTCTGGTCGCGGCGCGACAAGGACTTCGCCCTCGTCTGGATGGCTGTGTGGTCGGCGCTGTGCTTCTTCTCCACCGCCTTCACCGTGCTCACCTTCCTGCTGGAACCTCACCGCTTCCAGTACCCGGAGCGCCCCATCATCTTCCTCTCCATGTGCTACAACGTCTACTCGCTGGCCTTCCTCATCCGGGCCGTGGCTGGGGCCCAGAGCGTGGCCTGCGACCAGGAGGCGGGTGCGCTCTACGTGATCCAGGAGGGCCTGGAGAACACGGGCTGCACCCTCGTCTTCCTGCTGCTCTACTACTTCGGCATGGCCAGCTCGCTATGGTGGGTGGTACTGACCCTCACCTGGTTCCTGGCAGCCGGCAAGAAATGGGGTCACGAGGCCATCGAGGCCCACGGCAGCTACTTCCACATGGCGGCCTGGGGCCTGCCGGCTCTCAAGACCATCGTTATCCTGACGCTGCGTAAGGTGGCAGGGGATGAGCTGACCGGGCTCTGTTACGTGGCCAGCATGGATGCAGGGGCCCTCACTGGCTTTGTGCTGGTGCCCCTCTCCTGCTACCTGGTGCTGGGCACTAGCTTCCTTCTGACCGGCTTTGTGGCCCTCTTCCACATCCGCAAGATCATGAAGACAGGGGGTACCAACACGGAGAAGCTGGAGAAGCTCATGGTCAAGATTGGGGTCTTCTCCATCCTCTACACTGTGCCTGCCACCTGCGTCATTGTGTGCTACGTCTATGAACGCCTCAACATGGACTTCTGGCGCCTGCGGGCCACAGAGCAACCCTGCTCGGCAGCCACCATGCCCGGTGGCCGGAGGGACTGCTCGCTGCAAGGGGGCTCAGTGCCCACCGTGGCTGTCTTTATGCTCAAGATCTTCATGTCGCTGGTGGTGGGCATCACCAGCGGCGTCTGGGTATGGAGCTCCAAGACTTTCCAGACCTGGCAGAGCCTGTGCCACCGCAAGATGGCAGCTGGCCGGGCCCGGGCGAAGGCCTGCCGGACCCCTGGGGGCTATGGCCGTGGCACCCACTGCCACTATAAGGCCCCCACCGTGGTCTTGCACATGACTAAGACGGATccttctctggagaaccccaCACACCTCTAG